A DNA window from Drosophila pseudoobscura strain MV-25-SWS-2005 chromosome 2, UCI_Dpse_MV25, whole genome shotgun sequence contains the following coding sequences:
- the LOC4801390 gene encoding uncharacterized protein isoform X1 has translation MLSRKELIAVILMLSAVFSVLNAAIFANTLPFYVSYEQLLQQVISIGTAYLCILYALSTWMYHSNYSRTRQHMRYALVMTLLVMIAANIVAAIAHMKLLSFSIFKETTDISILFSKFDVACKSVSLGLSVLTILLLIIVKLVVFVTIIRKHKKKQRKKIRRLKAAREALKAEP, from the exons ATGCTCTCCAGAAAGGAGCTCATTGCCGTTATCCTCATGCTGTCGGCG GTCTTCTCTGTGCTAAATGCCGCCATCTTTGCCAACACTTTGCCCTTCTACGTCAGTTATGAGCAGCTGTTGCAGCAGGTCATCAGCATAGGGACCGCCTACCTCTGCATTCTGTACGCCCTAAGCACCTGGATGTACCATTCGAATTACTCCCGGACCCGCCAGCACATGCGATACGCG CTGGTGATGACCTTGCTGGTGATGATTGCGGCTAACATAGTGGCTGCGATTGCGCATATGAAGCTGCTGAGTTTTTCGATATTTAAGGAAACGACGGACATCAGCATTCTGTTCTCCAAATTTGATGTTGCCTGCAAGTCCGTCAGCCTGGGTCTGTCGGTCCTAACCATTCTCCTCCTGATCATAGTAAAGTTGGTTGTCTTTGTGACGATCATTAGAAAGCACAAAAAGAAGCAGCGCAAGAAGATTCGCAGATTGAAAGCAGCTCGCGAGGCCCTGAAGGCGGAACCCTAA
- the LOC4801391 gene encoding cilia- and flagella-associated protein 299, which produces MTDFNVVKYHNYEDYLRSFAIVQDYRYLPCHRTVRTVTKLGYRDNGNVYNEEQFLMAKKQVEALLHPSVVLHAYYSPYLKGDDAALVALAEREAANVQQEISTIIFLEVHQKSGFAISGYIDFESSLRNFRLDGPNAVNWPAIFQEKKLLRPQPSDVVFYDWRSRKIFANDNDNYTTVAHAEHGLLFIHKGDHKLIPVTNRRTPFNSNVKRTMIKSDLYGFMILYDHTVRKKT; this is translated from the exons ATGACGGACTTCAACGTGGTCAAGTACCACAATTACGAGGATTATCTGAGGTCGTTTGCCATCGTCCAGGACTATCGCTATCTGCCGTGTCATAGAACCGTGCGAACCGTGACGAAACTCGGATACCGCGACAATGGTAATGTCTATAATGAGGAACAGTTTCTAATGGCCAAGAAACAAGTGGAAGCTCTGCTGCATCCGTCAGTAGTCTTGCATGCTTATTACAGCCCTTATTTGAAGGGAGATGATGCTGCTCTCGTGGCGCTGGCCGAACGTGAGGCTGCTAACGTGCAGCAGGAGATCTCG ACCATAATTTTCCTGGAGGTACACCAGAAGAGCGGCTTCGCCATATCCGGCTATATAGACTTTGAGTCAAGTCTGCGGAACTTCAGACTCGACGGACCCAATGCCGTCAACTGGCCGGCCATCTTCCAGGAGAAGAAGCTACTGCGTCCCCAGCCCTCCGACGTGGTATTCTACGACTGGCGCAGCCGAAAGATCTTCGCAAACGACAATGACAACTACACAACCGTGGCCCATGCAGAGCACGGCCTCCTCTTCATTCACAAAGGCGATCACAAGCTCATTCCGGTAACAAACCGGAGAACCCCATTTAATAGCAATGTCAAACGCACCATGATTAAGTCTGACCTGTACGGGTTCATGATATTGTACGATCACACTGTCCGAAAGAAAACATAG
- the LOC4801390 gene encoding uncharacterized protein isoform X2, translating to MLSRKELIAVILMLSAVFSVLNAAIFANTLPFYVSYEQLLQQVISIGTAYLCILYALSTWMYHSNYSRTRQHMRYAMLLFPLNVAGDDLAGDDCG from the exons ATGCTCTCCAGAAAGGAGCTCATTGCCGTTATCCTCATGCTGTCGGCG GTCTTCTCTGTGCTAAATGCCGCCATCTTTGCCAACACTTTGCCCTTCTACGTCAGTTATGAGCAGCTGTTGCAGCAGGTCATCAGCATAGGGACCGCCTACCTCTGCATTCTGTACGCCCTAAGCACCTGGATGTACCATTCGAATTACTCCCGGACCCGCCAGCACATGCGATACGCG ATGTTACTGTTTCCACTGAATGTAGCTGGTGATGACCTTGCTGGTGATGATTGCGGCTAA